One stretch of Malus domestica chromosome 14, GDT2T_hap1 DNA includes these proteins:
- the LOC103431128 gene encoding uncharacterized protein yields MAANPENDEKTLHDELSLPILLADRVIKSAQEAESSKLDCADLAKQVDRLSQMLRSAVRIAATTQSLYERPVRRIVADVAKNLERALTLVRKCKHSGVLRQVFSITTTADFRKVSNLLESSIGDMKWLLSVFESDGANLSLPPIASNDPILSWVWSYIATIQMGQLRDRVDAANSLVSLARDNDRNKKIIVDEGGVTPLLKLLKEGSSPDAQIAAANALFHIATDQERVRIIIDLLGINVVVSVLGDSPMRVQVCVVRLVSEMAELDPVAQEEFGRENVTRPLVSLLAMDTVLDDPKVQPGKPSIHNLVQINKQLAANGLNPNSRSSSFSNHYHSDGSSRGGGHYRKEREREAESNPEVKLELKAGCAKALWKLCKGCLLNSRKVTETKGLICLAKIIDKEAGELQLNCLMTVMEIAAVAESNTDLRRAAFKLNSPAAKAVLDQLLRVIQEEANLELQIPAIKAIGSLARTFPARETRIVGPLVARLGSVDVDVAIEAAIALGKFVCMDNFNCVEHSKTIIEFDGIPSLMRLLRTTDRTNERGHVNCLVLLCYLALHVGNSKALEQARALNTLEGGARSVVAQYPDLRELLAKAIHNLTLYQAGAHPHRQTFMP; encoded by the coding sequence ATGGCGGCGAACCCGGAAAATGACGAAAAGACCCTTCACGACGAACTCTCCCTCCCGATCCTCCTCGCCGATCGGGTCATCAAATCGGCCCAGGAGGCCGAGTCCTCCAAACTCGACTGCGCTGACCTCGCCAAGCAAGTCGACCGCCTCTCCCAGATGCTCCGATCCGCCGTCCGAATTGCCGCCACCACTCAGTCCCTCTATGAGCGGCCCGTCCGCCGAATCGTCGCCGACGTGGCGAAGAACCTTGAGCGGGCGTTGACCCTGGTCCGGAAATGCAAGCACAGTGGGGTCCTCCGGCAGGTGTTCTCCATCACCACCACTGCTGATTTCAGAAAAGTCTCGAACCTCCTGGAATCTTCGATTGGGGATATGAAGTGGCTTCTCTCGGTGTTTGAGTCCGACGGCGCTAACCTCTCACTGCCGCCGATCGCCAGCAACGACCCGATTCTGAGTTGGGTCTGGTCCTACATCGCCACTATTCAAATGGGTCAACTCAGGGACCGAGTCGACGCGGCAAACTCGCTGGTTTCACTTGCTCGGGACAACGACCGGAACAAGAAGATAATCGTCGACGAAGGAGGCGTGACACCGCTGCTAAAGCTTCTGAAAGAAGGGTCTTCTCCCGACGCCCAAATCGCCGCTGCTAATGCTCTGTTTCACATCGCCACTGATCAAGAAAGGGTCCGAATTATAATCGATTTGTTGGGAATTAACGTTGTTGTTTCGGTTTTGGGCGATTCGCCGATGAGGGTTCAGGTGTGCGTGGTGAGATTGGTGTCAGAAATGGCGGAGCTTGACCCGGTGGCGCAGGAGGAGTTCGGCAGAGAGAATGTGACTAGGCCGTTGGTGTCTCTGCTGGCAATGGATACGGTTCTGGATGATCCGAAGGTGCAACCAGGTAAGCCTAGCATTCATAATCTCGTGCAGATTAATAAGCAGTTAGCTGCAAATGGTTTGAATCCGAATAGCCGTTCGTCTTCCTTTTCGAATCATTATCATTCGGATGGTAGTAGTAGAGGTGGCGGTCATTATcggaaagagagggagagagaggccGAGTCCAATCCTGAGGTGAAGCTTGAGCTGAAAGCCGGTTGCGCAAAGGCATTGTGGAAATTGTGTAAAGGGTGTTTGTTGAATAGTCGAAAAGTTACAGAGACAAAAGGGTTGATTTGTTTGGCGAAGATTATTGACAAGGAAGCAGGGGAATTGCAGCTCAATTGCTTGATGACTGTGATGGAAATAGCCGCAGTGGCTGAGTCCAATACCGACCTTAGAAGAGCGGCTTTTAAGCTCAACTCTCCGGCTGCAAAGGCGGTTCTGGATCAGCTTTTGAGAGTGATTCAGGAAGAGGCTAATCTGGAATTGCAAATTCCTGCCATTAAAGCAATTGGGTCATTGGCAAGAACTTTCCCTGCTAGGGAGACCCGGATAGTTGGTCCTCTGGTTGCTCGGCTTGGCAGTGTGGATGTGGATGTGGCAATCGAGGCTGCCATTGCATTAGGGAAGTTTGTGTGCATGGATAATTTCAATTGTGTGGAGCATTCCAAGACGATTATTGAGTTTGATGGCATTCCTTCTCTGATGAGATTGCTACGGACAACTGATCGAACTAATGAACGGGGTCATGTCAATTGCTTAGTACTACTATGCTACCTAGCATTGCATGTCGGCAACAGCAAGGCTCTTGAACAAGCGCGGGCATTGAATACTCTTGAGGGGGGAGCTCGTTCTGTTGTAGCTCAATATCCCGACTTGAGGGAATTGTTAGCCAAAGCTATACACAATCTCACTCTTTATCAGGCTGGAGCTCATCCCCACAGGCAAACCTTCATGCCGTAA
- the LOC103431129 gene encoding DNA repair protein XRCC3 homolog codes for MTPENLLTRPLIADKLTLGCPLLDRCLGGGVPCCSITELVAESSCGKTQFCLQLALSAQLPPSHGGLSASSLYLHTEFPFPFRRLHQLSQAFQSSHANLVAINPCEDVYVHAVHDAHQMLDIMPKIESFIESEKTRLPVRLIVIDSIAALFRTEFNNTPLDLKRRSSLFFKIAGKLKSLANRFRLAVVVTNQVVDFMGASDGVNGVKVGNFGSLDSSGRRVCPALGLAWANCVNSRLFLSRNEVVVGEGNSNELEDGFCRQTKRRLDILFAPHLPQASCEFVITRQGVFGVESVGI; via the coding sequence ATGACCCCAGAAAATCTCCTAACCCGTCCTCTCATCGCCGATAAATTAACGCTGGGTTGCCCACTCCTCGACCGCTGCCTCGGCGGCGGGGTCCCCTGCTGTTCAATAACGGAGCTCGTCGCCGAGAGCAGTTGCGGCAAGACTCAATTTTGCCTCCAACTCGCCCTCTCCGCTCAGCTCCCGCCATCCCACGGCGGCCTCTCCGCCTCCTCGCTTTACCTACACACCGAATTCCCTTTCCCGTTTCGCCGCCTCCACCAACTCTCCCAAGCATTTCAATCCTCACACGCTAACCTCGTAGCCATTAACCCCTGTGAAGATGTGTATGTTCATGCTGTGCACGACGCACATCAGATGCTTGATATAATGCCCAAGATAGAGTCTTTTATTGAGAGCGAGAAAACCCGGTTGCCTGTCAGGCTAATTGTGATTGATTCCATCGCGGCGCTGTTCCGGACTGAATTTAACAACACCCCTTTGGATCTTAAGCGGAGGTCGTCGCTGTTTTTCAAGATTGCCGGGAAGTTAAAGTCGTTGGCCAACAGGTTCCGATTAGCGGTGGTGGTGACGAACCAGGTGGTTGATTTTATGGGGGCAAGTGATGGGGTGAATGGGGTCAAAGTGGGCAACTTTGGCTCATTGGACTCGTCGGGAAGACGGGTTTGCCCTGCTCTGGGACTCGCTTGGGCGAATTGCGTGAATTCAAGGTTGTTCTTGTCGAGAAATGAGGTGGTTGTTGGCGAAGGGAATAGCAATGAGCTGGAGGATGGTTTTTGTAGGCAAACAAAGAGGCGACTTGATATTCTTTTTGCGCCTCATTTGCCCCAAGCATCGTGTGAATTTGTCATCACACGACAAGGAGTGTTTGGAGTTGAGTCAGTTGGCATATAG